A genomic region of Anaerobaca lacustris contains the following coding sequences:
- a CDS encoding zinc-binding dehydrogenase produces MKTDLEQTPQTNELRISAPRQCKAAVFERPNAGLVIRDIPIPTVLEPDAVLCRVRMSTLCGSDLHTVFGRRPEPAPSVLGHEIVGEIVEHRTEDLRDFNGVALSKGGPAVIATDLDPSRLQMARQFGADHCFAVEDYEPAELVRRIREACPDGRLSVAFEACGATEAADVAMEALDVAGRYLLAGPVTPNSLLRIDANQVIRKVLTIAGVHNYGPGHLQGALEFLQAHHTAYPFDAVVGRVFPLARINDAIQEAASGKYTRMGIRP; encoded by the coding sequence ATGAAGACCGACTTAGAACAGACGCCCCAGACGAATGAGCTGCGGATAAGCGCTCCGAGGCAATGCAAAGCCGCCGTGTTCGAACGCCCCAACGCTGGACTCGTCATTCGCGACATACCGATCCCGACGGTGCTGGAACCGGATGCCGTCTTGTGCAGGGTTCGAATGAGCACTCTCTGCGGTTCCGATCTCCACACGGTCTTCGGCCGTCGGCCCGAGCCGGCGCCCAGCGTTCTGGGCCACGAAATCGTGGGCGAGATCGTGGAGCACCGCACGGAGGATCTTCGTGATTTCAACGGTGTTGCCTTGTCGAAGGGCGGCCCGGCCGTTATCGCAACCGACCTCGATCCATCCCGACTGCAGATGGCCCGACAGTTCGGCGCCGATCACTGCTTTGCCGTCGAGGATTACGAACCGGCGGAGTTGGTCCGACGAATCCGAGAGGCCTGTCCTGATGGAAGACTGTCCGTAGCCTTCGAGGCCTGCGGCGCCACAGAAGCGGCGGATGTCGCCATGGAGGCCCTCGATGTCGCGGGCCGATACCTTCTGGCGGGCCCGGTCACGCCCAACAGCCTTCTGCGCATCGACGCCAATCAAGTCATCCGCAAGGTTCTGACCATCGCAGGCGTGCACAATTACGGACCGGGCCATCTCCAGGGGGCGCTGGAGTTCCTTCAAGCCCACCACACGGCCTATCCCTTCGATGCCGTTGTAGGCAGGGTCTTTCCGTTGGCCCGGATCAATGACGCGATCCAGGAAGCTGCCTCCGGCAAATACACCCGCATGGGGATCAGACCATAG
- a CDS encoding methyl-accepting chemotaxis protein produces the protein MNSKWTIGKKLIVSFLSVAAVTAVLGVVGYYGVNQGGKAINELGGVRLPSVESTLAIRAEAENIRGTLRTLAISGLPTEMRQRQYNNLARAREAYEQAWAVYEPLPQTPEEAEVWKKFVPAWNAWRAENSKALELARQFDALGIQKPYTLKENMETYRGDHYRLQMQVLGMIQSKEVFEGGESHTDCRFGQWMASFQTDNPVIRQAMQACAEPHRQFHLALHQAKQLVQEGKMEEAQRLYETEMAPAAEKTFAALYDMRGVADQALAVLLAAEQQVLGPVTDTQRAAVDLLNQIVTINSEIGAEEAAHSQSQAAFLKVLAVVALAIGVVLAVGLGVIISRSINKVLTRIVEALSEGSEQVAAASGQVSAASQSLAEGATEQAAGLEETSSSLEEMSSMTKQNADNAQQANALAGEARKAADTGAESMGRMSRAINDIQKSSDETAKIIKVIDEIAFQTNLLALNAAVEAARAGEAGKGFAVVAEEVRNLAMRSAEAAKNTASMIEESVKNAKNGVDIASEVGKVLDEIVQSIGKTTNLVGEIAAASQEQAQGIDQVNTAVSQMDKVTQQNAANAEESASASEELSSQAESMNEIVGELTALVGGNRSAGRRAQTKRSPVRRMKATSHHDMVPAKGRSYGKSDEAFHHIASKPKTSTESKRTIPLDDEDLDHFNN, from the coding sequence ATGAATTCAAAATGGACCATTGGAAAGAAACTGATTGTGTCGTTCCTAAGCGTGGCGGCGGTGACAGCGGTTCTCGGCGTCGTCGGCTACTACGGCGTCAATCAGGGCGGCAAGGCCATCAATGAACTTGGTGGCGTGCGGTTGCCCAGCGTCGAGAGCACGCTGGCGATCCGGGCTGAGGCGGAGAACATTCGGGGGACGCTTCGTACACTGGCGATCTCCGGACTGCCGACGGAGATGCGTCAGCGCCAGTACAACAACCTTGCCCGGGCTCGAGAGGCCTACGAGCAGGCGTGGGCCGTCTACGAACCTCTGCCGCAAACGCCCGAAGAGGCGGAGGTATGGAAGAAGTTTGTTCCCGCCTGGAACGCCTGGCGCGCGGAGAACAGCAAGGCGCTGGAACTGGCCAGGCAGTTCGACGCGCTGGGTATCCAGAAACCCTACACGCTCAAGGAGAACATGGAGACCTATCGAGGCGACCACTACCGGTTGCAGATGCAGGTGCTCGGCATGATCCAGAGCAAGGAGGTCTTCGAAGGGGGCGAAAGCCACACCGACTGCAGGTTCGGCCAGTGGATGGCCTCGTTCCAGACGGACAACCCCGTCATCCGCCAGGCGATGCAGGCCTGCGCTGAGCCGCACCGGCAATTCCACCTGGCGCTTCATCAGGCCAAGCAGCTCGTGCAGGAAGGCAAGATGGAGGAGGCCCAGAGGCTGTATGAGACCGAGATGGCCCCGGCGGCCGAGAAGACCTTTGCAGCATTGTACGACATGCGCGGCGTCGCCGATCAGGCCCTGGCGGTTCTTCTGGCGGCCGAGCAACAGGTGCTGGGCCCCGTGACGGACACGCAGCGAGCGGCGGTGGACCTGCTCAACCAGATCGTGACGATCAACTCGGAGATCGGCGCCGAGGAGGCGGCCCATTCACAAAGCCAGGCCGCGTTCCTGAAGGTCCTGGCGGTGGTCGCCCTGGCCATCGGTGTGGTTCTGGCCGTGGGTCTGGGGGTCATCATCAGCCGGTCCATCAACAAGGTCCTGACGAGAATCGTGGAGGCGTTGTCCGAAGGTTCCGAGCAGGTGGCGGCGGCGTCGGGGCAAGTCTCCGCTGCATCGCAGTCGCTGGCCGAAGGGGCGACCGAGCAGGCCGCCGGTCTGGAAGAGACGTCTTCGAGCCTGGAAGAGATGTCGTCGATGACCAAGCAGAACGCCGACAACGCCCAGCAGGCCAATGCACTGGCCGGCGAGGCCCGCAAGGCCGCCGACACCGGCGCCGAATCGATGGGCCGAATGAGCCGGGCCATCAACGATATCCAGAAGAGTTCCGACGAAACCGCCAAGATCATCAAGGTCATCGACGAGATCGCCTTCCAGACGAACTTGCTGGCCTTGAACGCCGCGGTCGAGGCCGCCCGGGCCGGCGAGGCGGGTAAGGGCTTTGCCGTCGTCGCCGAAGAGGTGCGCAATCTGGCGATGCGGTCGGCTGAAGCCGCCAAGAACACCGCCAGCATGATCGAAGAGTCGGTCAAGAACGCCAAGAACGGCGTGGACATCGCGTCCGAGGTGGGCAAGGTCCTGGACGAGATCGTCCAGAGCATCGGCAAGACCACGAACCTGGTCGGCGAGATTGCGGCTGCTTCGCAGGAGCAGGCCCAGGGCATCGATCAGGTCAACACCGCCGTCTCCCAGATGGACAAGGTGACGCAGCAGAACGCCGCCAACGCCGAGGAGAGCGCCAGTGCTTCGGAGGAACTCAGCAGCCAGGCCGAATCCATGAACGAGATCGTGGGGGAACTAACCGCCTTGGTCGGCGGCAATCGCTCAGCAGGCCGCAGGGCGCAGACGAAAAGGTCTCCGGTCCGTCGCATGAAAGCGACGTCGCACCATGACATGGTGCCGGCCAAAGGTCGAAGCTATGGAAAGTCCGACGAGGCGTTCCACCATATCGCATCGAAGCCTAAGACCTCGACCGAGTCGAAGCGCACCATCCCGCTCGACGACGAGGATCTGGACCACTTCAACAACTGA
- a CDS encoding chemotaxis protein CheW produces the protein MMAEAVVKQQNREVVSKEGKYLTFSLGAEEYGLEILKVREIIGYIDVTAVPQTPHHVKGVINLRGQVIPVIDLRAKFGMETAEVTEQSCIIVVEIVQEERKCSMGIVVDRVQEVLDIAGGSIEDAPRFGASVNTDFILGMGKVGDAVKILLDIDKVLAGDHFDGLA, from the coding sequence ATGATGGCGGAAGCTGTGGTCAAACAACAAAACCGAGAAGTGGTAAGCAAGGAGGGCAAATACCTGACCTTCTCTCTGGGGGCCGAGGAATACGGCCTGGAGATTCTCAAGGTCCGCGAGATCATCGGGTACATCGATGTCACCGCCGTGCCCCAGACGCCGCACCACGTCAAAGGCGTCATCAACCTGCGCGGCCAGGTCATCCCGGTCATCGATCTCCGCGCCAAGTTCGGTATGGAGACCGCCGAGGTCACCGAGCAAAGCTGTATCATTGTCGTCGAAATCGTCCAGGAGGAGCGAAAGTGCAGCATGGGGATTGTCGTGGATCGCGTCCAGGAGGTCCTCGACATCGCCGGCGGCAGCATCGAGGATGCCCCTCGGTTCGGAGCGTCGGTGAACACCGACTTCATCCTCGGCATGGGCAAGGTCGGCGACGCCGTCAAGATCCTGCTCGATATCGACAAGGTCCTCGCCGGCGACCATTTCGACGGCCTGGCATAG